One Ignavibacterium sp. DNA segment encodes these proteins:
- a CDS encoding LemA family protein produces the protein MLYFIIFIIIILLIGMYFVSIYNSLVGLRNRVKNAWSQIDVQLKRRHDLIPNLIETVKGYMTHERQIMENITKYRSQAIDANTVGEKAAAEGLLSGALGQLRVQVENYPDLKANQNFLALQEELTSTENKISFARQAYNDQVLFFNNKIQMFPSNIIAGMFSFKEEEFFEVEDKTEKEVPKVSFN, from the coding sequence ATGCTCTACTTTATTATTTTCATAATTATCATCCTTTTAATAGGAATGTATTTTGTTTCCATTTATAATTCACTTGTTGGACTGCGTAACAGAGTCAAGAATGCCTGGTCGCAGATTGATGTTCAATTAAAAAGAAGACACGATCTTATTCCTAATCTTATCGAGACAGTAAAAGGCTATATGACACACGAGCGCCAGATTATGGAAAACATAACAAAGTATCGTAGTCAGGCAATTGATGCAAATACTGTTGGAGAAAAAGCTGCTGCTGAAGGTCTATTAAGCGGTGCGCTCGGACAGCTGCGTGTGCAGGTTGAAAATTATCCTGATTTAAAAGCCAATCAGAATTTTTTGGCATTGCAAGAAGAATTGACCTCAACTGAAAATAAAATTTCTTTTGCACGTCAAGCATATAATGATCAGGTTCTTTTTTTTAATAATAAGATTCAGATGTTTCCTTCCAATATTATTGCCGGAATGTTTTCATTTAAAGAAGAGGAATTTTTTGAAGTTGAAGACAAAACTGAAAAGGAAGTTCCAAAAGTTAGTTTTAATTAA
- a CDS encoding zf-TFIIB domain-containing protein: MKCPACKYDMIILELNKVEIDYCTNCKGIWLDSGELDLLYHNSNLTIVSELFAKSKNNSEHKIRCPVCMKKMEKVEFGQTRILLDRCKNNHGYWFDKGELKSLLESDLESNSELIELFKEIFG; encoded by the coding sequence ATGAAATGCCCTGCATGTAAATATGATATGATCATTTTGGAGCTCAATAAAGTTGAGATTGATTACTGTACCAACTGTAAAGGGATTTGGTTAGACTCAGGTGAGCTTGATTTACTATATCATAATTCTAACTTAACAATTGTTAGTGAACTATTTGCAAAAAGCAAAAATAATTCAGAACATAAAATAAGATGCCCAGTTTGTATGAAAAAAATGGAAAAAGTTGAATTCGGACAAACCAGAATTCTTTTAGATAGATGCAAAAACAATCATGGATATTGGTTTGATAAAGGTGAGTTAAAATCATTATTGGAATCAGACCTTGAAAGCAATTCTGAATTAATTGAATTATTCAAAGAGATTTTTGGTTAG